Proteins encoded by one window of Pseudomonas coleopterorum:
- the rbsK gene encoding ribokinase, with translation MSKIAVIGSNMVDLITYIERMPAQGETLEAPRFAMGCGGKGANQAAAAALLGADVLMLSKVGDDGFADTTLANFQRLGIDSRFVERVPGVSSGVAPIFVQENSHNSILIVKGANAHLHPADIDRAEAQLRDCALIVLQLEIELASVYHAIEFARRHAIPVLLNPAPALAGLSNDHLALLDFLIPNESELALISGLQVNSAADAAHAARTLVAKGVRHVIVTLGEQGALYVGAEGEWQVPGVKVEARDTSGAGDAFIGCFARHWSRDADIRQAMQQAVAYSACSVTGLGTQSSYPDAETFARFLDASAR, from the coding sequence ATGAGCAAGATCGCAGTCATCGGCAGCAACATGGTCGACCTGATCACCTACATCGAGCGCATGCCCGCCCAGGGCGAAACCCTCGAAGCACCGCGTTTCGCCATGGGCTGCGGCGGCAAGGGGGCCAACCAGGCCGCGGCGGCGGCCTTGCTGGGTGCCGACGTCCTGATGCTGAGCAAGGTCGGCGACGACGGCTTCGCCGATACCACCCTGGCCAATTTCCAACGGCTGGGCATCGACTCGCGTTTCGTCGAGCGGGTACCGGGCGTGTCCAGCGGTGTGGCGCCGATCTTCGTTCAGGAGAACTCCCACAACAGCATCCTGATCGTCAAAGGCGCCAATGCCCATCTGCATCCGGCCGACATCGATCGCGCCGAGGCGCAATTGCGTGATTGCGCCCTGATCGTGCTGCAACTGGAAATCGAACTGGCGAGCGTGTACCACGCCATCGAGTTCGCTCGACGCCACGCCATTCCAGTGTTGCTCAACCCCGCCCCTGCCCTGGCCGGCCTGAGCAACGACCACTTGGCGCTGCTGGACTTCCTGATTCCCAACGAAAGCGAACTGGCGCTCATCAGCGGGCTGCAGGTGAATTCTGCCGCGGACGCTGCGCATGCCGCGCGGACCCTGGTGGCCAAGGGTGTACGCCACGTCATCGTCACCTTGGGTGAACAAGGCGCCCTGTACGTGGGCGCCGAAGGCGAGTGGCAGGTCCCGGGCGTCAAGGTCGAGGCGCGCGACACCAGTGGCGCGGGCGACGCCTTCATCGGCTGCTTCGCAAGGCACTGGAGCCGGGACGCCGATATCCGTCAGGCGATGCAACAGGCGGTGGCCTACTCCGCCTGCTCGGTCACCGGCCTCGGCACGCAGTCTTCCTACCCGGACGCAGAAACGTTTGCACGCTTTCTGGATGCATCGGCTCGCTGA
- a CDS encoding DUF2252 domain-containing protein has protein sequence MKTPRPSARLEPLEQLRNLKMARSAHAYVRGSTVQFYDWLQSQSGRRLPSGPPVWICGDCHAGNLGPTGDSKGRIDIHIRDLDQTVIGNPVHDLVRLGLSLATAARGSDLPGVATARMLEEMMVGYEQAFENNHDEEPQRPAQVKAGMRSAVQRTWKHLAQERIEDMRPTIPLGKHFWALSKTERSAIKTLCATDEIHALVTSLKGRSGSDSVELLDSAYWVKGCSSLGLKRYAVLLGVGDDDDQELCLLDIKEAVAAAAPRTVRAGMPRDNGKRVVEGARHLSPGLGNRMLATRMLDHGFFIRELLPQDMKLELDQLSETEAMRAASYLASVVGTAHARQMDLSTRAAWIRELQTNRSNTLDAPSWLWSSVVHLVGSHEQGYLEHCRRYALQN, from the coding sequence ATGAAGACGCCCCGCCCCTCCGCACGCCTGGAACCGCTCGAGCAACTGCGTAACTTGAAGATGGCGCGATCCGCCCATGCCTATGTGCGGGGCAGCACGGTGCAATTCTATGACTGGCTGCAGTCGCAGTCGGGCCGACGCTTGCCCAGTGGCCCGCCGGTGTGGATCTGCGGCGACTGCCATGCCGGCAATCTCGGCCCGACCGGTGATTCGAAGGGCCGCATCGATATCCACATCCGCGACCTGGACCAGACCGTCATCGGCAACCCGGTGCACGATCTGGTGCGGCTTGGTTTGTCGCTGGCGACCGCCGCACGCGGCTCGGACCTGCCGGGCGTGGCCACGGCGCGCATGCTGGAAGAAATGATGGTGGGTTATGAACAGGCCTTCGAGAACAACCACGACGAAGAACCGCAACGCCCCGCTCAGGTGAAGGCCGGCATGCGCAGCGCCGTGCAGCGCACCTGGAAGCACCTGGCTCAGGAACGCATCGAGGACATGCGCCCGACGATTCCATTGGGCAAGCATTTCTGGGCCTTGTCCAAGACCGAGCGCAGCGCCATCAAGACGCTGTGCGCCACCGATGAGATTCATGCCTTGGTCACGTCGTTGAAAGGGCGATCGGGCAGCGACAGTGTCGAACTGCTGGACTCGGCGTACTGGGTCAAGGGTTGCAGCTCTTTGGGGCTCAAGCGCTACGCCGTGCTGCTGGGCGTGGGCGACGATGACGATCAGGAGTTGTGCCTGCTCGACATCAAGGAAGCCGTGGCGGCCGCAGCGCCGCGCACCGTTCGCGCAGGCATGCCGCGGGACAACGGCAAGCGCGTGGTCGAAGGCGCCCGGCACCTGTCACCGGGTCTGGGCAATCGCATGCTGGCCACGCGCATGCTCGACCATGGCTTCTTCATTCGCGAACTGCTGCCTCAGGACATGAAGCTCGAGCTCGATCAGTTGAGCGAAACCGAAGCCATGCGTGCGGCCAGTTACCTGGCTAGCGTGGTCGGCACGGCCCATGCCCGGCAGATGGACCTTTCGACCAGAGCCGCCTGGATCCGCGAGCTGCAAACCAACCGTTCCAACACCCTGGATGCGCCTTCCTGGCTTTGGTCCAGCGTGGTGCATCTGGTAGGCAGCCACGAGCAAGGCTATCTGGAACACTGTCGCCGCTACGCGCTGCAGAATTGA
- a CDS encoding FMN-dependent NADH-azoreductase, whose protein sequence is MHILHIASSPRGERSASLKLADRYLETAASVEPGTTVDVLDVWTTDLLPFDGPALKAKYADLEGVEMTAEQAAVWKQIHALGERFHRADVIVFSVPMWNFGVPYRLKHLIDSVSQRGVLFDFDDKGMVGLLKGKKVVVLATRGVALGEDYPTEDFDHQVAFLRTWARMVGIPAIDTVESEGTLGDAATAEANFNAALDAAAKLATTLTSSSGSSH, encoded by the coding sequence ATGCATATTCTTCATATTGCCAGCTCTCCTCGCGGGGAGCGTTCGGCCTCCCTGAAACTGGCCGACCGCTACCTCGAAACGGCTGCTTCGGTTGAGCCCGGCACGACCGTCGACGTGCTGGATGTCTGGACCACCGACCTGTTGCCGTTCGACGGCCCCGCGTTGAAAGCCAAATACGCGGACCTGGAGGGTGTGGAAATGACCGCCGAGCAGGCGGCCGTCTGGAAACAGATACATGCCTTGGGCGAGCGTTTCCACCGCGCGGATGTGATCGTGTTCAGCGTGCCGATGTGGAACTTCGGTGTGCCCTACCGCCTCAAGCACCTGATCGACTCAGTGTCGCAGCGTGGCGTGCTGTTCGACTTCGACGACAAGGGCATGGTCGGCCTGCTCAAGGGCAAGAAAGTGGTGGTGCTGGCCACCCGCGGGGTGGCGCTTGGCGAGGATTACCCGACCGAAGACTTCGACCATCAGGTGGCCTTTCTGCGGACCTGGGCCCGCATGGTAGGGATTCCGGCCATCGATACCGTCGAATCGGAAGGCACCCTCGGCGATGCCGCAACCGCCGAGGCCAACTTCAACGCCGCCCTGGATGCAGCCGCCAAGCTGGCCACGACACTGACGTCCTCAAGCGGCTCATCGCACTAG
- a CDS encoding methyl-accepting chemotaxis protein: MNILAPAVTLANRLRFKTKFAVLAIIVLVPLLLLGTRFIVQLNDSLAVIRSEQTGQRYLLDVTPILRLSMMQRALTNRLLSGDQTAQADVLANQAKIEDAFSKLATTDRQFNDALQTGDRVERLHASATRLMSLAKPGVDPGGMFDQWNDQLTETLNFVYYVSATSGMVLDEDYASLFMIDLSTLRLPRQINIVGQLRGLASGLREGQPLSPATRGVIKSMLKTELLIHKELQQSLELLRRREPALADRIQAPIDSAFMSLTGFRADLEAVTSSTSDTLVNVQNVPAKGNSVVAELYKAQDTLQEELLNRLAQRAQEKTSERLFILGMFAVVGLLLAYVFCGIYSAMRRSIEDVLQATRLIGQGDLSARVQVRGKDEMADVGNSLNHMVRAFGSSLTQVERSSQSVSDAAARMGVSIDRAKQSMNTQQSETEQVATAINEMTTSVADVAQNTEGAAHAAEHASQSSQAGLAKMHETKVTIEALADEVERSAQKVSALAQHSQQIGGVIEVIRNIADQTNLLALNAAIEAARAGEQGRGFAVVADEVRTLASRTQNSTEEIRRIIQELQSATSAAVEQMKAGKQRAQECLQSADAASTSLDAISDGVEQIVGMNTQIASAAVQQHAVSEDINRNVTQIRNGSLALMEGIEDNAVTAEELTLLATELRTVVSRFKV; this comes from the coding sequence ATGAACATCCTTGCTCCTGCCGTAACGCTCGCCAACCGATTGCGCTTCAAGACCAAATTCGCGGTGCTCGCCATCATCGTTCTGGTTCCGCTGCTCCTGCTCGGTACCCGCTTCATCGTTCAGCTCAATGACAGCCTGGCGGTCATACGCTCGGAGCAGACCGGCCAGCGCTACCTGCTGGATGTGACGCCGATCCTGCGCCTGTCCATGATGCAGCGCGCGTTGACCAACCGCCTGCTCAGCGGCGATCAGACCGCACAGGCCGATGTGCTGGCCAATCAGGCAAAGATCGAAGACGCCTTCTCGAAACTGGCCACCACTGACCGCCAGTTCAACGACGCTCTGCAGACCGGCGATCGCGTCGAACGCCTGCATGCCTCGGCCACGCGCTTGATGTCGCTGGCCAAGCCCGGCGTCGATCCTGGGGGCATGTTCGATCAATGGAACGACCAACTGACCGAGACCCTGAATTTCGTCTACTACGTCTCCGCGACGTCGGGCATGGTGCTGGATGAGGATTACGCATCGCTGTTCATGATCGACCTGAGCACGCTGCGTCTGCCTCGCCAGATCAACATCGTCGGGCAATTGCGCGGCTTGGCCAGCGGGCTGCGTGAGGGGCAGCCGTTGAGCCCCGCGACGCGTGGCGTGATCAAGTCGATGCTCAAGACCGAATTGCTCATCCACAAGGAGCTTCAGCAAAGCCTGGAGCTGCTGCGTCGCCGAGAGCCCGCCCTGGCCGATCGCATTCAGGCACCTATCGACAGTGCGTTCATGAGCCTGACCGGCTTCCGTGCGGACCTGGAAGCGGTCACGTCCTCTACCAGTGACACGCTGGTCAACGTGCAGAACGTGCCCGCCAAAGGCAACTCGGTCGTGGCTGAGCTGTACAAGGCACAGGACACGCTGCAGGAAGAACTGCTCAACCGCCTGGCCCAGCGGGCTCAGGAAAAGACCTCGGAGCGGCTGTTCATTCTTGGCATGTTCGCCGTCGTCGGCCTGCTGCTGGCGTACGTGTTCTGCGGTATCTACAGTGCCATGCGCCGTAGCATCGAGGATGTGTTGCAGGCCACCCGGCTCATCGGCCAAGGTGACTTGAGCGCACGCGTCCAGGTGCGTGGCAAGGACGAAATGGCCGACGTGGGCAACAGCCTGAACCACATGGTGCGGGCCTTCGGCAGCTCGCTGACCCAGGTCGAGCGCAGCTCGCAGTCGGTTTCCGATGCCGCCGCGCGCATGGGCGTTTCCATCGATCGGGCCAAGCAATCGATGAACACTCAGCAAAGCGAGACCGAACAGGTCGCCACGGCCATCAACGAGATGACCACCAGCGTGGCCGACGTCGCACAGAACACCGAAGGGGCGGCCCACGCTGCCGAACACGCCAGTCAGTCTTCCCAGGCCGGGCTGGCGAAGATGCATGAAACCAAAGTCACCATCGAGGCCCTGGCCGATGAGGTGGAGCGCAGCGCGCAGAAGGTCTCGGCGCTTGCCCAGCACAGCCAGCAGATTGGCGGAGTGATCGAGGTAATCCGCAACATCGCCGACCAGACCAACCTGCTGGCCTTGAACGCTGCCATCGAAGCCGCCCGTGCCGGAGAGCAGGGGCGTGGCTTTGCGGTGGTCGCCGACGAGGTGCGGACCCTGGCTTCACGCACGCAGAACTCCACCGAAGAAATCCGCCGAATCATTCAGGAACTGCAGTCGGCCACCTCTGCGGCCGTCGAGCAGATGAAGGCCGGCAAGCAGCGTGCCCAGGAATGTTTGCAGTCGGCCGATGCCGCTTCGACCAGCCTGGATGCCATCAGCGATGGCGTCGAACAGATCGTCGGCATGAACACTCAGATAGCCAGCGCGGCGGTGCAGCAACACGCGGTGTCGGAGGACATCAACCGCAACGTGACCCAGATCCGCAATGGCAGCCTGGCGCTCATGGAGGGTATCGAAGACAACGCCGTGACGGCGGAAGAACTCACCTTGCTGGCGACCGAGCTGCGCACGGTGGTCTCGCGGTTCAAGGTGTAA
- the fucP gene encoding L-fucose:H+ symporter permease, with protein MNKPALQQTPDGFYLNRTPWFAFILLCLIFALWAAAAGMNDVLIAHFKKAFLLSDFQSAFVQSAFYLGYFFVAIPAALVVRRFSYKTTILVGLMLYLFGCALFFPAASTAKYGMFLIALFVIAAGLSFLETACNTYSTLMGPRETGTRRLNISQTFHPFGAMTGVYVGSFVMFKDTDASHEQLAQMSASEAAVQQLQMIQSTLLPYKWMIAVLILMFILIAITRFPACKGNRTGSEPRASLGESLGRLRRNPRFCFGVLAQFLYVGAQVGVWSFTIRLAMQMGGMNERSASWFLLITFAAYFVGKMIANVLMRKMHPAKVLALYGVLCILLLAYTIFVPNITAVYAAVGVSVFLGPCWPTIYGLTIDGLGEDTGVGGSLLVMSIVGGGVIPIFQGLLSDANNGNMQIAYTVPLLCFVAIVLYAVRCMRQPQPALSGSAAAVAQ; from the coding sequence ATGAACAAACCTGCGCTGCAACAAACCCCGGACGGGTTCTACCTGAACCGTACGCCATGGTTCGCCTTCATCCTGCTGTGTCTGATCTTCGCCCTGTGGGCTGCCGCGGCCGGCATGAACGACGTGTTGATCGCCCACTTCAAGAAGGCCTTCCTGCTCAGCGACTTCCAGTCGGCCTTCGTCCAGTCGGCGTTCTACCTGGGCTACTTCTTCGTCGCCATACCGGCAGCCCTGGTGGTGCGCCGTTTCAGCTACAAGACCACGATCCTGGTCGGCCTGATGCTGTACCTGTTCGGCTGCGCGCTGTTCTTCCCTGCCGCGTCCACCGCCAAGTACGGCATGTTTCTGATCGCGCTGTTCGTCATCGCCGCCGGCCTGTCGTTTCTCGAGACCGCCTGCAACACCTATTCGACCCTGATGGGTCCGCGGGAAACCGGCACGCGACGCCTGAACATCTCCCAGACCTTTCACCCGTTCGGAGCCATGACCGGGGTGTACGTGGGCAGCTTCGTGATGTTCAAGGACACCGACGCCAGCCACGAGCAACTGGCGCAGATGAGTGCCAGCGAAGCGGCCGTGCAACAGTTGCAGATGATCCAGTCGACCTTGCTGCCGTACAAATGGATGATCGCGGTGCTCATTCTGATGTTCATCCTGATCGCCATCACCCGCTTTCCCGCCTGCAAGGGCAACCGCACCGGCAGCGAACCCCGGGCCAGCCTGGGTGAAAGCCTGGGCCGCCTGCGCCGCAACCCGCGCTTCTGTTTCGGCGTGCTGGCGCAGTTCCTCTACGTCGGCGCTCAGGTGGGCGTCTGGAGCTTCACCATTCGCCTGGCCATGCAGATGGGCGGCATGAACGAACGCAGCGCCTCATGGTTCCTGCTGATCACCTTTGCCGCCTACTTCGTCGGCAAGATGATCGCCAACGTGCTGATGCGCAAGATGCACCCCGCCAAGGTGCTGGCTCTGTACGGCGTGCTGTGCATCCTGTTGCTGGCCTACACCATCTTCGTACCCAACATCACCGCGGTGTACGCAGCCGTGGGTGTCAGCGTCTTCCTCGGTCCTTGCTGGCCGACCATCTATGGCCTGACCATCGACGGGCTCGGCGAAGACACGGGTGTCGGTGGTTCGCTGCTGGTGATGAGCATCGTCGGCGGTGGCGTGATCCCGATCTTTCAGGGACTGCTCAGCGACGCCAACAACGGCAACATGCAGATCGCCTACACGGTGCCGCTGCTGTGCTTCGTGGCGATCGTGCTGTACGCGGTGCGCTGCATGCGCCAGCCACAACCGGCCCTGAGCGGCTCGGCCGCGGCGGTGGCGCAATGA